A portion of the Drosophila innubila isolate TH190305 chromosome 3L unlocalized genomic scaffold, UK_Dinn_1.0 0_D_3L, whole genome shotgun sequence genome contains these proteins:
- the LOC117789070 gene encoding kunitz-type serine protease inhibitor HNTX-03141017-like, translating into MNIIVTLALLTLFVSFSHATHAELNEQCRGFAVGQTCQGFKNRGVSGWPVCRKNANNEMWYFDTKTRKCKKLAYKGCGGNKNRFCSRISCIKQCKLTT; encoded by the exons ATGAATATAATTGTTACCTTAGCTTTGCTGACACTTTTCGTGTCCTTCTCGCATGCCACGCATGCCGAGCTCAATGAGCAATGCCGAGGATTTGCtg tGGGACAGACATGCCAAGGCTTTAAGAATCGAGGGGTTTCGGGCTGGCCCGTATGCCGTAAGAATGCCAACAACGAAATGTGGTACTTCGACACAAAGACAAGAAAGTGCAAGAAGTTGGCCTACAAAGGTTGTGGTGGCAACAAAAACCGCTTTTGCAGTCGAATTTCTTGCATAAAGCAGTGCAAGCTTacaacttaa